One genomic window of Polaromonas sp. SP1 includes the following:
- a CDS encoding PAS domain S-box protein encodes MLGWLGLRTRLVLLVLLALLPVFGLLVYSAEQSHRAALQLAQSSLQSQVLMLSARQQRTVDMVQELLNGMASSPYIKNPVPEMCGQHLKNLYAEHSEFNNLGVAALDGTLLCSATGAAGEFNVSDRLYFQQVMAGSRLAVGRYGLSRSTGQPGVGFAVPVRNDVGELSGVAFAMLGLKPLSQALEGVPDLADARLSVLDGDGTVLAVSPDEPSWVGHLHPEPVLRQAAQMRRQVVLQGTDKHGLARVYAVAPVPGGGRDGLSVAVSVPYELIAAPGRQDLAIELLVLLAVALFGVACAWWMGNRLIVNPAHAILKEANEVALGNMNARVKLGPLYQGELGEIGNSFNRMAESLQGRQQELDAVLGRVDKERGLLDLILNSMNEGVIAVDTEGRFLLFNAAARRIFLATPEAGMRVADWRRGHELLMLDGQTPFADAERPLTKALRGIGVDNCDMLLRRQGTEDRVLRVSTRPLRDTGGALVGGVMVFNDITELKTAENFALAQEQVLALIAGSAPLRQSLDAVVRLIEKSSPDSLCSILLLQGDKLHLGAAPSLPDSYNEAIEGLQIGEGVGACGTAAVRNALVVVEDTQVDPLMQDYRALMRTHGLRACWSTPVVSTDGEVLATFAIYRTYPCRPQAGDLELIAIAARLAGIALQRARAEEAVLSSEARFRELAENIHDVFYNVDPRTGRLLYISPAYEKIWGRSRESLYADPKSYGDAAVAEDQHLLKLARKRNRTGEISDIEYRIVSPDGAMRWIRDHSYPVFNASGVLERVVGTARDITASKLAELALASTNRALQMLSRSSIAINRLDEEAALLAEVCRVAVDVGDYRMAWVGYAIDDEAATIRPMAHAGEEAGYLSSIRLSWRDDEAAGQGPAGQAIRSGQPQQSGDISRADNHFHWHEAAMARGYSSAICLPLRDGPRSFGVLCLYSGKAQHFTADEIKLLQELADNLAFGIVSLRARLERRRAQEAARQAAAKLREQASLLDRAQDAIMVRNLDRTIRFWNKGAERLYGWAADEVLGKTMDQLMYHDPEVLAKAMAQTLANDGDWTGELEQRARDGSTVCIEARWTVVRDEQGRVNGVLGINSDIGERKRAREEIMRLNASLEERVQQRTAQLEFANKQLEAFSYSVSHDLRSPLSAIDGFSDLLERAIARAEPAPQTERNRHYLARIRAGVTQMGELIDAMLTLAHVSRSSLRWEPVDLSTLATAVLDGLREREPARQARIQVEPGLKGVGDPRLLKQVFDNLLGNAWKFSAKQPLTDITFGHEINPAGETVYFVRDKGAGFDMAYAEKLFGAFQRLHSLSEFAGTGIGLATVQRIVARHGGRVWAQSAPGQGATFYFTLGEKTL; translated from the coding sequence ATGCTGGGTTGGCTGGGGCTGCGTACCCGTCTGGTTTTACTGGTGCTGCTTGCGCTGCTCCCCGTTTTCGGCCTGCTTGTCTACTCCGCGGAGCAAAGCCACCGCGCGGCACTGCAACTGGCGCAGTCCAGCCTGCAGTCGCAAGTCCTGATGCTCTCGGCCCGCCAGCAGCGCACGGTGGACATGGTTCAAGAGCTGCTCAATGGCATGGCCAGCAGCCCGTATATCAAGAACCCGGTGCCCGAGATGTGCGGGCAGCATCTCAAAAACCTCTACGCCGAACATTCCGAGTTCAACAACCTGGGTGTGGCGGCCCTGGACGGAACGCTGCTTTGCAGCGCAACAGGCGCCGCCGGTGAGTTCAATGTCAGCGACCGCCTGTATTTCCAGCAGGTCATGGCAGGTAGCCGGCTGGCGGTGGGGCGCTATGGCCTGAGCCGCAGTACGGGGCAGCCGGGTGTCGGCTTCGCAGTGCCGGTGCGAAACGACGTGGGGGAGCTCAGCGGCGTCGCCTTTGCGATGCTGGGCCTGAAGCCCTTGAGCCAGGCCCTCGAAGGCGTCCCCGACCTTGCGGATGCCCGGTTGAGTGTGCTGGATGGGGATGGAACGGTGCTGGCGGTGTCTCCCGATGAGCCTTCCTGGGTGGGTCATTTGCATCCGGAGCCGGTGCTGCGGCAGGCCGCCCAGATGCGCCGACAGGTGGTCCTCCAGGGCACGGACAAGCACGGCCTGGCCCGTGTCTATGCCGTGGCCCCCGTGCCCGGGGGCGGGCGCGACGGCTTGTCCGTCGCGGTCAGCGTGCCCTATGAACTCATTGCGGCGCCGGGGCGCCAGGATCTGGCCATCGAGCTGCTGGTGCTGCTGGCCGTGGCGCTGTTCGGCGTGGCCTGCGCCTGGTGGATGGGCAACCGGCTGATCGTCAACCCGGCGCACGCCATCCTGAAAGAGGCCAACGAAGTGGCGCTGGGCAACATGAATGCGCGCGTCAAACTCGGCCCGCTCTACCAGGGCGAGCTCGGTGAGATCGGCAATTCCTTCAACCGCATGGCCGAGTCGCTGCAGGGCCGCCAGCAGGAGCTCGACGCCGTACTGGGCCGCGTCGACAAGGAGCGCGGCCTGCTGGACCTCATCCTCAACAGCATGAACGAGGGTGTGATCGCTGTCGACACCGAGGGCCGGTTCCTGCTGTTCAACGCCGCGGCGCGGCGAATTTTCCTTGCCACGCCCGAGGCAGGCATGCGCGTTGCCGATTGGCGGCGCGGCCATGAACTGTTGATGCTGGACGGACAGACCCCCTTCGCCGACGCCGAGCGGCCCCTGACGAAAGCGTTGCGCGGCATTGGTGTGGACAACTGCGACATGTTGCTGCGCCGGCAGGGCACCGAAGACCGCGTGCTCCGCGTCAGCACCAGGCCGCTGCGCGACACCGGCGGTGCCCTGGTTGGCGGCGTCATGGTGTTCAACGACATCACGGAACTCAAGACCGCGGAAAACTTTGCCCTCGCGCAAGAGCAGGTGCTGGCCCTGATCGCCGGCAGCGCGCCGCTGCGGCAGTCACTCGACGCCGTCGTCCGCCTGATTGAAAAGAGTTCGCCCGACAGCCTGTGCTCCATCCTGCTGCTCCAGGGCGACAAACTGCACCTGGGCGCCGCGCCCAGCCTGCCCGACAGCTACAACGAGGCCATCGAAGGCCTGCAGATCGGCGAGGGCGTGGGCGCTTGCGGCACCGCCGCCGTCCGCAATGCGCTGGTGGTGGTGGAAGACACCCAGGTGGACCCGCTGATGCAGGACTACCGCGCGCTGATGCGCACGCACGGGCTGCGCGCCTGCTGGTCCACGCCCGTGGTGTCGACCGACGGCGAGGTGCTGGCCACTTTTGCGATCTACCGTACTTATCCCTGCAGGCCGCAAGCGGGCGACCTGGAGCTGATCGCCATCGCGGCCCGGCTGGCCGGCATTGCGCTGCAGCGTGCGCGCGCCGAAGAGGCGGTGCTCAGCAGCGAGGCGCGTTTTCGCGAACTCGCGGAAAACATCCACGACGTCTTCTACAACGTGGATCCCCGCACCGGCCGGCTTCTCTACATCAGCCCCGCCTACGAGAAGATATGGGGCCGCAGCCGCGAAAGCCTCTACGCCGACCCCAAGTCGTACGGCGATGCTGCAGTGGCTGAAGACCAGCACCTGCTCAAGCTGGCCCGCAAGCGCAACCGCACCGGCGAGATTTCCGACATCGAGTACCGCATCGTTTCGCCGGACGGCGCCATGCGCTGGATCCGCGACCACTCCTATCCCGTGTTCAATGCCTCGGGCGTGCTCGAGCGCGTGGTGGGCACCGCACGCGACATCACCGCCAGCAAGCTGGCCGAGCTGGCGCTGGCCAGCACCAACCGCGCGCTGCAAATGCTCAGCCGCTCCAGCATCGCCATCAACCGGCTGGACGAAGAGGCTGCGCTGCTGGCCGAGGTGTGCCGGGTGGCGGTGGATGTGGGCGACTACCGCATGGCGTGGGTGGGATACGCGATCGATGACGAAGCCGCCACCATCCGGCCCATGGCGCACGCCGGTGAAGAGGCCGGCTACCTCTCGTCGATACGCCTGAGCTGGCGCGATGACGAGGCGGCGGGGCAGGGGCCGGCCGGCCAGGCCATTCGCAGCGGGCAACCGCAGCAAAGCGGCGACATCAGCCGCGCCGACAACCATTTCCACTGGCACGAGGCCGCGATGGCGCGAGGCTACAGCAGCGCCATCTGCCTGCCGCTGCGCGACGGGCCCCGCAGTTTCGGCGTGCTGTGCCTGTACTCGGGCAAGGCCCAGCATTTCACCGCCGATGAGATCAAGCTGCTGCAGGAGCTTGCCGATAACCTGGCCTTCGGCATCGTCAGCCTGCGCGCGCGGCTGGAGCGCCGGCGCGCCCAGGAGGCCGCGCGCCAGGCCGCCGCCAAGCTGCGCGAGCAGGCTTCGCTGCTGGACCGTGCGCAAGACGCCATCATGGTCCGCAACCTGGACCGCACCATCCGCTTCTGGAACAAGGGCGCCGAGCGGCTTTACGGCTGGGCGGCCGATGAAGTGCTCGGCAAGACCATGGACCAGCTCATGTACCACGACCCCGAGGTGCTGGCCAAGGCCATGGCGCAAACGCTGGCCAATGACGGCGACTGGACCGGCGAGCTGGAGCAGCGCGCGCGGGACGGCTCCACGGTGTGCATCGAGGCGCGCTGGACCGTGGTGCGCGACGAGCAGGGCCGGGTCAACGGCGTGCTGGGCATCAACTCCGATATCGGCGAGCGCAAACGCGCGCGCGAAGAAATCATGCGGCTTAACGCCAGCCTGGAAGAGCGGGTGCAGCAGCGCACCGCGCAGCTGGAGTTTGCCAACAAGCAGCTCGAGGCGTTTTCCTATTCCGTGTCGCACGACCTGCGCAGCCCGCTGAGCGCCATCGACGGATTCAGCGACCTGCTGGAGCGCGCCATTGCCCGGGCCGAGCCCGCACCGCAGACCGAGCGCAACCGGCATTACCTGGCCCGCATACGCGCCGGCGTCACGCAAATGGGAGAGCTGATCGACGCCATGCTCACGCTGGCCCATGTGTCGCGTTCCAGCCTGCGCTGGGAGCCGGTGGACCTCAGCACGCTGGCGACGGCCGTGCTGGACGGCTTGCGCGAGCGCGAGCCCGCAAGACAGGCGCGGATCCAGGTCGAGCCCGGCCTGAAGGGCGTGGGCGACCCGCGGCTGCTCAAGCAGGTGTTCGACAACCTGCTGGGCAATGCCTGGAAGTTCAGCGCCAAACAGCCGCTCACCGACATCACCTTCGGCCATGAGATCAATCCGGCCGGCGAGACGGTTTACTTTGTGCGCGACAAAGGCGCCGGCTTTGACATGGCCTATGCCGAAAAGCTCTTCGGCGCCTTCCAGCGGCTGCATTCACTGTCAGAGTTCGCCGGCACCGGCATCGGCCTGGCCACCGTTCAGCGCATCGTGGCGCGCCACGGCGGAAGGGTCTGGGCGCAGTCCGCGCCCGGACAAGGCGCGACCTTCTATTTCACGCTCGGCGAAAAAACTCTCTAA
- a CDS encoding metallophosphoesterase — MNIQLLSDLHLESNPHFTAQPVPGADVLVLAGDIGSYQQGSRLEELGVADFGLARFSPLPVESGGAGWPVPVLFLPGNHEYDGLDFDDTHTRLRETCERLGMVWLEQQSVVLQGVRFVGSTLWTDFDALSAGQPQEADITLGEQLKAREKAFRAANFYLSKNHSFRNGQPLLAADVREQGLKSQAWLRQALAVPFDGPTVAVTHFAPSLLSADPRYGLAPGTAGFCNSLDELLPLADLWLHGHLHCAISYASRGCRVVANPLGYARKGEQEGYRPDLLIKIGL, encoded by the coding sequence GTGAACATCCAGCTCCTTTCCGACCTTCACCTCGAATCCAACCCCCACTTCACCGCGCAGCCGGTGCCCGGCGCAGATGTGCTGGTGCTGGCCGGCGACATCGGCTCTTACCAGCAGGGCTCGCGGCTGGAGGAACTGGGCGTGGCCGACTTCGGGCTGGCGCGGTTTTCGCCATTGCCGGTTGAAAGCGGCGGCGCGGGCTGGCCGGTGCCGGTGCTCTTTCTGCCGGGCAACCATGAATACGACGGCCTGGACTTCGACGACACCCACACGCGGCTGCGCGAGACCTGCGAGCGGCTGGGCATGGTCTGGCTGGAACAGCAAAGCGTGGTGCTGCAGGGCGTGCGTTTTGTCGGCAGCACGCTGTGGACCGACTTCGACGCGCTGAGCGCGGGCCAGCCGCAGGAGGCGGACATCACGCTGGGCGAGCAGCTGAAGGCGCGTGAAAAGGCTTTTCGCGCGGCCAATTTTTACCTCAGCAAAAACCACTCCTTCCGCAATGGCCAGCCGTTGCTGGCGGCCGATGTGCGCGAGCAGGGCCTGAAGAGCCAGGCCTGGTTGCGCCAGGCCCTGGCCGTCCCGTTCGACGGGCCCACGGTGGCCGTGACGCACTTTGCGCCCAGCCTGCTGAGCGCCGACCCGCGCTACGGCCTGGCGCCAGGCACGGCGGGCTTTTGCAATTCGCTCGACGAATTGCTGCCGCTGGCCGACCTCTGGCTGCACGGCCACCTGCATTGCGCAATCAGTTACGCGAGCCGCGGCTGCCGTGTGGTGGCCAACCCGCTGGGCTATGCGCGCAAGGGCGAGCAGGAAGGCTATCGGCCCGATTTGCTGATCAAAATCGGCCTCTAG
- a CDS encoding VOC family protein has protein sequence MIQIRDIDHIVLRVVNLDAMVNFYTQVLGCTPERRQDEIGLVQLRAGRSLVDLVPIDGKLGQAGGAAPGKEARNVDHFCFRVEPFDAEAIHRHLAAHGVEAGKVESRYGAEGEGPSIYLNDPEGNTVELKGPAWPAGGAPA, from the coding sequence ATGATCCAGATTCGCGACATCGACCATATCGTCCTTCGGGTGGTGAACCTGGACGCGATGGTGAACTTTTATACCCAGGTGCTGGGCTGCACGCCCGAGCGCAGGCAGGACGAGATCGGCCTGGTGCAATTGCGCGCCGGGCGCTCGCTGGTGGACCTGGTGCCCATCGACGGCAAGCTGGGCCAGGCCGGCGGCGCTGCGCCCGGGAAGGAGGCGCGCAACGTCGACCATTTCTGCTTTCGGGTGGAGCCCTTTGATGCCGAAGCCATTCACCGCCACCTCGCGGCGCATGGCGTGGAGGCGGGCAAGGTGGAGTCGCGTTATGGCGCTGAAGGTGAGGGGCCGTCGATCTACCTCAACGACCCTGAAGGCAACACGGTGGAGTTAAAGGGACCGGCCTGGCCTGCGGGAGGCGCGCCGGCCTGA
- a CDS encoding YafY family protein yields MYSPTTRVLTVLELLQSHGRLSGAELARRLDVDGRTLRRYIAKLEQLGIPVVAERGRYGCYSLIAGFKLPPMMFTDDEALALSLGLLAARGLGLAEAAPAAQSAQAKLERVMPHNLKNRIRALGETVTLDMRQADAPGDNTALLALSIAAHGWQRVHMAYRSAEGDVTERDFDAYGLVFRRGRWYAAGWCHLRGALRSFRLDRVQDVQPLNVVFTPPADFDAVQHLALGLATMPRSNTVRLLLHTDLQTAQMELPDSVGVFRPSENGVLLHSQTDHLGWFARQLMRLSFSFEVQEPAELRVALREHAQRTLAQHAA; encoded by the coding sequence ATGTACTCCCCCACCACCCGCGTTCTCACGGTGCTTGAGCTGCTCCAGTCCCACGGGCGGCTGAGCGGCGCGGAGCTGGCGCGCCGGCTTGACGTCGACGGCCGCACACTGCGCCGCTACATCGCCAAGCTGGAACAGCTGGGCATCCCGGTCGTGGCCGAGCGCGGCCGCTACGGCTGCTACAGCCTGATCGCCGGCTTCAAGCTGCCGCCCATGATGTTCACCGACGACGAAGCACTGGCCTTGTCGCTCGGCCTGCTGGCGGCGCGCGGCCTGGGGCTGGCCGAGGCCGCGCCCGCCGCGCAAAGCGCCCAGGCCAAGCTGGAGCGGGTCATGCCGCACAACCTGAAGAACCGCATCCGCGCGTTGGGCGAAACGGTGACCCTGGACATGCGCCAGGCCGACGCGCCCGGCGACAACACCGCCCTGCTGGCGCTCAGCATTGCCGCGCACGGCTGGCAGCGCGTGCACATGGCCTACCGCTCGGCCGAAGGCGATGTGACGGAGCGTGACTTTGACGCCTACGGCCTGGTGTTTCGCCGCGGCCGCTGGTATGCGGCGGGCTGGTGCCACCTGCGCGGCGCCCTGCGCTCCTTCCGGCTTGACCGGGTGCAGGATGTGCAGCCGCTCAATGTGGTGTTCACGCCGCCGGCCGACTTTGACGCCGTGCAGCACCTGGCGCTGGGCCTGGCCACGATGCCGCGCAGCAACACCGTGCGCCTGTTGCTGCACACCGATCTGCAGACCGCGCAGATGGAGTTGCCCGACAGCGTCGGCGTGTTCCGGCCCAGCGAAAACGGCGTGCTGCTGCACAGCCAGACCGACCACCTCGGCTGGTTTGCGCGGCAGTTGATGCGTTTGTCTTTTTCGTTTGAGGTGCAGGAACCCGCGGAATTGCGGGTTGCGCTGCGCGAACACGCGCAGCGCACGCTGGCGCAGCACGCCGCGTAA
- a CDS encoding flavodoxin family protein yields MAAMNARSPSNARYLFLTTSTREPGALGNTEWLAQQAAAALPAGTPQTWHHLSRLQMPLFVDQRHTTGQYAMPGGDMKTLLDATMAATDIVFVAPVYWYSIPSPLKIYLDHWSAWMRVPGLPFKEEMAKKTLWLITTSGDRAKAQPMVDSIRLCAQFMAMNYGGELWGKGGPPDAVRADTAAVAQAATFLAA; encoded by the coding sequence ATGGCCGCCATGAATGCCCGCTCCCCCTCCAACGCCCGCTACCTCTTCCTCACCACCTCCACCCGCGAACCCGGCGCACTCGGCAACACCGAATGGCTGGCGCAGCAGGCCGCCGCCGCACTGCCGGCCGGCACGCCGCAAACCTGGCATCACCTGTCACGCCTGCAGATGCCGCTCTTTGTCGACCAGCGCCACACCACGGGCCAATACGCCATGCCGGGCGGAGACATGAAAACGCTGCTGGACGCCACGATGGCGGCCACCGACATCGTGTTCGTCGCGCCGGTCTACTGGTACAGCATTCCTTCGCCGCTGAAAATTTACCTGGACCACTGGAGCGCCTGGATGCGTGTGCCCGGCCTGCCCTTCAAGGAAGAGATGGCCAAAAAAACGCTGTGGCTGATCACCACCAGCGGCGACCGCGCCAAGGCGCAACCCATGGTGGACTCGATCCGCTTGTGTGCGCAGTTCATGGCCATGAATTACGGCGGCGAACTGTGGGGCAAGGGCGGGCCGCCCGATGCCGTCAGGGCCGACACGGCGGCGGTGGCGCAGGCTGCCACTTTCCTGGCCGCCTGA
- a CDS encoding ABC transporter substrate-binding protein: MMNPPPRFGHIRRIALLGLAATALAASLPARSQSAPPPPAAPAGANDTLKIGVIGPFTGPSADFGVPMLNGIQQAVDEINAVGGYLGRKIEIVRKDDQANPDVGLKMSQELAAEKVSAVLGFCNTGVAAKSLSVFQDNKLPLIIPCATGSPLTAKYPGPESYIFRTSPRDAIQAPFIVDDILKRGWDKVAVFADTSGYGEAGLKDVEKALEAKNLKPAYVARFPLGVKDLGEELKAAKAAGANVVFSYTVGPENAVIARGRQALNWKVPQVGAWPLSFPFFIEGAKEAADGALMAQTFIAEPSNERRASFLSAYARKFKVNKIPVPMAAAQGYDAVYILAYSLFAIRDGNLSGPAIKAALEGKNRTYYGVVATYDQPFSKLDKDATTQNMLVMGMVRNGAITFAYPEDAKRNLFVQRKQ, encoded by the coding sequence ATGATGAATCCCCCACCGCGCTTTGGGCACATCCGCCGCATCGCACTGCTCGGCCTCGCGGCCACCGCCCTGGCCGCCAGCCTGCCAGCCCGCAGCCAGTCAGCGCCACCGCCCCCGGCGGCGCCTGCCGGCGCCAACGACACCCTGAAGATCGGTGTCATCGGGCCGTTCACCGGGCCGTCCGCCGACTTTGGCGTGCCCATGCTCAACGGCATCCAGCAAGCCGTGGACGAGATCAATGCCGTCGGCGGCTACCTGGGCCGCAAGATCGAGATCGTCCGCAAGGACGACCAGGCCAACCCCGACGTGGGCCTGAAGATGTCGCAGGAGCTCGCCGCTGAAAAAGTCAGCGCCGTCCTGGGCTTTTGCAACACCGGCGTCGCCGCCAAATCGCTCAGTGTGTTTCAGGACAACAAGCTGCCCCTGATCATCCCGTGCGCCACCGGCTCACCGCTCACCGCGAAATATCCCGGCCCAGAGAGTTATATCTTCCGCACCTCGCCCCGGGACGCCATCCAGGCGCCGTTCATCGTGGACGACATCCTCAAGCGCGGCTGGGACAAGGTGGCCGTGTTTGCCGACACCAGCGGCTACGGCGAGGCCGGGTTGAAGGACGTGGAAAAGGCGCTGGAGGCCAAAAACCTCAAGCCGGCATACGTCGCCCGGTTTCCGCTGGGCGTGAAGGACCTCGGCGAGGAGTTGAAGGCCGCCAAGGCCGCCGGTGCGAACGTGGTGTTCAGCTACACCGTCGGCCCGGAGAACGCGGTGATCGCACGCGGCCGTCAGGCCCTCAACTGGAAGGTCCCGCAGGTCGGCGCATGGCCTTTGTCCTTCCCGTTTTTTATCGAGGGCGCCAAGGAGGCCGCCGACGGCGCGTTGATGGCGCAGACCTTCATCGCCGAACCAAGCAATGAACGCCGTGCGTCCTTCCTGTCCGCCTATGCCCGCAAATTCAAGGTCAACAAAATACCGGTGCCCATGGCGGCCGCGCAAGGCTATGACGCCGTGTACATCCTGGCGTACTCGCTGTTCGCCATCCGCGACGGCAATCTCAGCGGACCGGCCATCAAGGCGGCCCTGGAAGGCAAAAACCGCACCTATTACGGCGTGGTGGCTACCTATGACCAGCCCTTCAGCAAGCTCGACAAGGACGCCACCACGCAGAACATGCTGGTCATGGGCATGGTGAGAAACGGCGCGATCACGTTTGCCTATCCCGAAGACGCCAAGCGCAATCTCTTCGTGCAACGCAAGCAATAG
- a CDS encoding D-amino acid dehydrogenase: MKVVVLGAGIIGVSTAWHLLERGHEVTVVDRQPEAALETSFGNAAQISVSYCEPWANKDAPLKALKWMFRDDAPLLFRPQLPFGEGWQQWRWGLQFLAQCNDEAFERNVQQLVALGAYSHAALKDVVAATGIDYNRLERGIAHYFTDQKTFDTAGEAAALMRKYGVARRVVSTAELLAIEPAFKSFAHRIVGGTYTASDESGDARVFTQALAQRCADRGAHFLFGHDVLRLEKAGGAIESIATRPRTIRGENENLVNLKADEVVVACGSYSAPLLRKVGVDLPIYPGKGYSATFKLLKPELAPFVSTIDDEVKCAMSRLGDHLRVAGTIEVGGYDLSLDTPLARARCKMLADRIEEVLPGVCDTRLEAQGGSPHFWTGLRPATPTNIPYIGKTKVGRLWVNAGHGTLGWTHGAGSGKAMAELISGEVPAMDFGFYGQDRARAGLRTRTA; this comes from the coding sequence ATGAAAGTAGTGGTTTTGGGGGCCGGAATCATCGGCGTGAGTACGGCCTGGCATCTGCTGGAGCGCGGCCATGAGGTCACGGTGGTCGATCGCCAGCCCGAGGCCGCGCTGGAAACCAGTTTTGGCAATGCCGCGCAGATTTCCGTCAGCTACTGCGAGCCCTGGGCCAACAAGGACGCCCCGCTCAAAGCCCTGAAGTGGATGTTCCGGGACGACGCGCCGCTGCTGTTTCGCCCGCAGCTGCCTTTCGGCGAGGGCTGGCAGCAATGGCGCTGGGGCCTGCAGTTCCTGGCGCAATGCAACGACGAGGCCTTTGAGCGCAATGTGCAGCAGCTGGTGGCGCTGGGCGCCTACAGCCACGCCGCCCTGAAAGACGTGGTGGCCGCCACCGGCATTGACTACAACCGGCTGGAGCGCGGCATCGCCCATTACTTCACCGACCAGAAAACCTTCGACACCGCCGGCGAGGCCGCGGCGCTGATGCGCAAGTACGGCGTGGCGCGCCGTGTGGTGAGCACGGCCGAGCTGCTGGCCATCGAGCCGGCCTTCAAGTCGTTTGCGCACCGCATCGTGGGCGGCACCTACACCGCCAGCGACGAGAGCGGCGACGCCCGCGTCTTCACCCAGGCGCTGGCGCAGCGCTGCGCCGACCGGGGGGCGCACTTCCTGTTCGGGCATGACGTGCTGCGGCTGGAAAAAGCCGGCGGCGCTATCGAATCGATAGCTACCCGCCCACGCACCATAAGGGGCGAGAACGAAAACCTTGTCAATTTGAAGGCCGACGAAGTGGTGGTGGCCTGCGGCTCCTACAGCGCGCCGTTGCTGCGCAAGGTGGGTGTCGACCTGCCGATTTACCCGGGCAAGGGCTACAGCGCCACCTTCAAACTGCTCAAGCCTGAACTGGCGCCCTTTGTCAGCACCATTGACGACGAAGTGAAGTGCGCGATGAGCCGCCTCGGCGACCACCTGCGCGTGGCCGGCACCATCGAGGTCGGTGGCTACGACCTGTCGCTGGACACGCCGCTGGCCAGGGCCCGCTGCAAGATGCTGGCCGACCGCATTGAAGAAGTGCTGCCGGGCGTGTGCGACACACGGCTTGAAGCGCAAGGCGGCTCGCCCCATTTCTGGACGGGCTTGCGCCCTGCCACACCCACCAACATCCCCTACATCGGCAAGACCAAAGTGGGCCGGCTGTGGGTCAATGCCGGGCACGGCACGCTGGGCTGGACGCACGGCGCGGGGTCAGGCAAGGCGATGGCCGAGCTGATCAGCGGCGAAGTCCCGGCGATGGATTTCGGCTTCTACGGGCAGGACCGCGCGCGCGCCGGCCTGCGGACCCGTACGGCCTGA
- a CDS encoding LysR family transcriptional regulator ArgP, protein MSTFDPDALECLAAIVEEGGFERAAQRLSITQSAVSQRLRALEAQVGTVLIVRSRPLKPTSAGQLLLKHTKMLRLLRADLERDLKELAPSSLGGAREEERISIAINADSIATWALPALTDLAQQGLPMEIIHDDQNFTHEWLREGQVLGCVTTLKQALRGCKVEPLGAMQYIAVATPEFAQKRLGLRDGPGDGNARPTLTQYNFRDVPFIAFNRKDELPVDFVGKAFGLKRITLNQLFVPSSEGMVRAVLAGWGVSVVPRLLAQGLIDQNQLVNVAPSYTLPIQLYWHCWNLESEVLDALTAALKQSAAQSLVP, encoded by the coding sequence ATGAGTACTTTTGACCCTGATGCACTGGAGTGCCTTGCAGCCATCGTGGAAGAGGGCGGTTTTGAACGTGCCGCCCAGCGCCTGTCGATCACCCAGTCGGCGGTGTCGCAGCGCCTGCGGGCGCTGGAGGCGCAGGTCGGCACCGTGCTCATCGTGCGTAGCCGCCCGCTCAAGCCCACGTCGGCCGGGCAGCTGTTGCTCAAGCACACCAAGATGCTGCGCCTTCTGCGCGCCGACCTCGAGCGCGACCTCAAGGAGCTGGCGCCCAGCTCCCTGGGCGGCGCGCGCGAAGAAGAGCGCATTTCCATCGCCATCAATGCCGACAGCATCGCCACCTGGGCCCTGCCGGCGCTGACCGACCTGGCGCAGCAAGGCCTGCCCATGGAGATCATTCACGACGACCAGAACTTCACCCACGAATGGCTGCGCGAAGGCCAGGTGCTGGGCTGCGTGACCACGCTCAAGCAGGCGCTGCGCGGCTGCAAGGTGGAGCCGCTGGGCGCGATGCAATACATCGCGGTGGCCACGCCGGAGTTTGCGCAAAAACGCCTCGGCCTGCGCGACGGCCCCGGCGACGGCAACGCCCGGCCCACTCTGACGCAATACAACTTTCGCGACGTGCCCTTTATCGCGTTCAACCGCAAGGACGAACTGCCGGTCGACTTTGTGGGCAAGGCTTTCGGGCTCAAGCGCATCACATTGAACCAGCTCTTTGTGCCGTCTTCTGAAGGCATGGTCAGGGCGGTGCTGGCGGGCTGGGGCGTCAGCGTGGTGCCTCGCCTGCTGGCGCAGGGCCTCATCGACCAGAACCAGCTCGTCAATGTGGCGCCCAGCTACACCCTGCCCATCCAGCTTTACTGGCACTGCTGGAACCTGGAATCCGAGGTCCTGGACGCGCTGACGGCCGCGCTCAAGCAGTCGGCCGCGCAGTCGCTGGTTCCCTGA